The Rathayibacter caricis DSM 15933 genomic sequence CGCGGGCCGTCGACGATGCGCATCTGGACTCCCGCGCTCTGAGGGCGTAGGACTGTGGTGCCCGTCGGGGCGCGGATCTTCGGGTGATCCGCGCCCCGGCGGGTTCTCGCGATGCGGGCGGGTCTCTGAGGAGAAGTCTCACCAGGCGTATGGCCGCCTGCTTGCTGATCGAGTAGCCCGCGCAGCGGGCGTGTCGAGATCCACCCTCTCCAGAAGACGTGATCATGGTCCCGATCTGCTGAACCCCGACGGTCTCGATACGCCCCTCCGGGGCTACTCGACCAGCGAGCTCTGCTGATCGAGTAGCCCTCGGAGAGGGCGTATCGAGATCCGCGTGTCCGGGCGGTGGTGGGTCGCGACTCAGTGCTGAGCCGGGCGGCGCCCGCCTACTGCGAGAGCCGCAGGTCGAGGCGGTCGAGGAGGGTCTCGAGGGAGATCTCGAACTCCTCCGTGCTGCGGTCCTCGCTGAGCAGGGTGCGCAGGCGCCGGACCTCGGGCGCGGAGTCGAGGGAGAGGTTGCCGTCGCGCTGCGGGATGTCGGCGTCGCCCTCGTCGAGAGGGAGGTCCGTCGGAGACGTCTCCGCGCCGAGGACCGCGGACTGCAGGAGCAGCTGGCCGAGCAGGAAGCTGCTGAAGGACCGGTAGGCGCCGACGGCCTGCTCGTCGGTGAAGCCGTTGGCCGTCAGGGTCGTGAGGAACGTGTTGACGACTTCGATGCTGCGCAGCGGCGGGCGCAGCCAGGGCGCGGCCGGGTGCCGGGTCGCGACGAGGGGGAACGCCTTCGGATGGTCGGTCGCGATGCGGCGCACCGCGTGGGCGGCGGTCTGCAGGAACTCCTGCCAGTGCTGGCCGTCCGCCTCGGCGAGAGCCGCGGTGAGGTCCTTCATCAGCACGGCGATGACGCCCTCGAGGAGGTCCTCCTTGCCGTGCACGTAGCGGTAGAGCGACATCGCCTCGACGCCCAGCTCTTGCGCGAGCGAGCGCATCGAGAGGGCCTCGGCTCCCGATCGGTCGATGTGGGCGAGGGCGGTGTCGATGATCAGGTCGCGGCTGAGCCGCGGCGCGGAGGAGCCGGACTTGCCTGTTCGTTCGCGGTCGGTCACGGAAGACACCTCTCTGCGGCGCTCGTCCCGGCCCGGCTACCAGGTGCGGGGTGAACACGCAAGCTCCTCCACCCTACTGATGCTTACACCGTAAGGTTCACCAGTGGCTTACACCGTAAGTCCGTTCCCAGCGGAGTGACTGCAGGGGCTCGCTCTGCGGCCGGTCCTGTCTCTCCGGAGGAATCGGAGAGCGCTCCGGCACGGACGCGCCTCCGGTCCGCTCGTCCATCCGTCACCGCTATCCGGGCCAGTGCCCGGCGAAAGAGAGTGCATCATGATCGACAGCAGCACCGTCACCGACCTGATCGGCGCCGATGTCCACGGCACCGACGACGCGAAGATCGGCACCGTCGGCCAGGTCTACGTCGACAACGACAGCCAGCAGCCCACCTGGGTCACCATCCGCACCGGCCTCTTCGGCTCCTCGGAGTCGTTCGCGCCGCTGAGCGACGCCTCGTTCGACGGCGGAGTGGTCCGCGTCGCCTACGAGAAGTCGTTCGTGAAGGACGCGCCGCGCATCGAGGACGACGGCGCGCTCACCGCCGACGACGAGCAGGCCCTGTACTCGTACTACGGGGTCGGCGGCACCCGCGCCGAGAGCCCCCTCTACGACCAGGACGCCGACCGCGGCACGACCACGGACTTCGTGACCGAGGGCCACGGCTCGGGTCAGGGCACCGAGGGCCACGACACCTCCGGCCCCACGACCGACGACGCCATGACGCGCTCCGAGGAGCGCCTGCGCGTGGGCACCGAGACGGTCGAGGCCGGCCGCGCCCGCCTGCGCAAGCACATCGTCACCGAGCAGGTCACCCGCACCGTCCCCGTCAGCCACGACGAGGTCACCCTCACGCGCGAGCCGATCACCGAGGCCAACG encodes the following:
- a CDS encoding TetR/AcrR family transcriptional regulator C-terminal domain-containing protein encodes the protein MTDRERTGKSGSSAPRLSRDLIIDTALAHIDRSGAEALSMRSLAQELGVEAMSLYRYVHGKEDLLEGVIAVLMKDLTAALAEADGQHWQEFLQTAAHAVRRIATDHPKAFPLVATRHPAAPWLRPPLRSIEVVNTFLTTLTANGFTDEQAVGAYRSFSSFLLGQLLLQSAVLGAETSPTDLPLDEGDADIPQRDGNLSLDSAPEVRRLRTLLSEDRSTEEFEISLETLLDRLDLRLSQ
- a CDS encoding PRC and DUF2382 domain-containing protein, whose translation is MIDSSTVTDLIGADVHGTDDAKIGTVGQVYVDNDSQQPTWVTIRTGLFGSSESFAPLSDASFDGGVVRVAYEKSFVKDAPRIEDDGALTADDEQALYSYYGVGGTRAESPLYDQDADRGTTTDFVTEGHGSGQGTEGHDTSGPTTDDAMTRSEERLRVGTETVEAGRARLRKHIVTEQVTRTVPVSHDEVTLTREPITEANAGDALAGPDLSEEEHEVILTEERVVTAKETVPVERVSLGTETVTEQQRVDEEVSHEEIELVDPTTTRTTTTDETGTR